In Brevibacterium zhoupengii, the following are encoded in one genomic region:
- the wecB gene encoding non-hydrolyzing UDP-N-acetylglucosamine 2-epimerase: MTPTVLTVFGTRPEAIKVAPLIRTIEASSSLRSRTLVTAQHREMLDQVNDLFGIVPDTDLNIMAKGQTLNGIASRVIAELDSVLAENAPDAVLVQGDTTTVMGASIAAFNRGIPVIHLEAGLRSGNLHSPFPEEANRKLTSQLSALHLAPTPRSRDNLLAEGISPADVVVTGNTVIDALHLAVDMNVAPTDPIVADFVAADRPKLLVTTHRRENLGSAMENIGDALAELAEARPDLLILLPAHRNPLVREAVLPRVEKFDNVLITEPLSYGEFTTVMASSDVVLTDSGGIQEEAPSLGKPVLVMRENTERPEAVDAGSVKLVGTDKDLIIAEVARLFDDSLAYDSMAKAVNPYGDGRGAARSVAAIEALLGVGDRTDEFSPAAVFAG, from the coding sequence TTGACCCCCACAGTCCTCACTGTCTTCGGCACCAGGCCGGAAGCCATCAAGGTGGCCCCTCTCATTCGGACCATCGAGGCCAGCAGCTCCTTGCGCTCTCGCACTCTAGTCACCGCCCAGCACAGGGAGATGCTTGACCAGGTCAACGACCTCTTCGGCATCGTGCCCGACACGGACCTCAACATCATGGCCAAGGGCCAGACGCTCAACGGCATCGCCTCCCGAGTCATCGCTGAACTCGACTCCGTCCTGGCAGAGAACGCGCCAGATGCCGTCCTCGTCCAGGGTGACACGACGACCGTGATGGGAGCCTCGATCGCGGCGTTCAACCGCGGCATCCCCGTCATCCATCTCGAGGCAGGTCTGCGCTCGGGCAATCTCCACAGCCCCTTCCCCGAGGAGGCGAATCGCAAGCTGACAAGCCAGCTCTCAGCACTCCACCTCGCCCCGACCCCTCGTTCGCGCGATAACCTTCTTGCCGAGGGCATCAGCCCCGCCGACGTCGTCGTCACCGGCAACACCGTCATCGATGCACTCCACCTCGCCGTGGACATGAACGTGGCCCCGACAGACCCGATCGTCGCGGACTTTGTGGCCGCCGACCGGCCGAAGCTGCTGGTCACCACGCACCGTCGGGAGAATCTGGGTTCGGCGATGGAGAACATCGGCGATGCCCTGGCAGAGCTTGCAGAGGCGCGGCCCGACCTCCTCATCCTCCTGCCCGCCCACCGCAACCCGCTTGTGCGCGAAGCTGTGCTTCCGCGGGTTGAGAAGTTCGACAACGTCCTCATCACGGAGCCGCTGTCTTATGGCGAGTTCACCACGGTCATGGCCTCTTCCGACGTGGTCCTCACGGACTCCGGCGGCATTCAGGAAGAGGCACCGAGCCTCGGCAAGCCCGTCCTCGTCATGCGCGAGAACACCGAACGACCCGAAGCCGTCGACGCAGGTTCCGTCAAGCTCGTCGGAACCGACAAGGACCTCATCATCGCCGAGGTGGCCCGACTCTTCGATGATTCGCTGGCCTACGATTCCATGGCCAAAGCAGTCAACCCCTACGGTGACGGTCGTGGGGCAGCACGCTCCGTGGCCGCGATCGAGGCACTGTTGGGAGTCGGGGACCGCACCGACGAGTTCTCCCCAGCAGCCGTCTTCGCCGGCTGA
- a CDS encoding glycosyltransferase codes for MAVEARTVLVTRMGVGIFDPVWWRTRLGLFNSITAASVAHMGERDLIWAILVDSDLPSNILGDIHDVFDAHGLSDRVRFRFVPDHSRLSDTVREAIRAEAHPRRRVHAQMLDDDDAISARLHDAHLGVFEPDANGAQVATTPRGLGIDAPRGNCGELVYPSHVPNSSFFGFADEVGDLMLSSHRKWLRTAAQRGGLAHSVESPTDDWLYLYHRQGDGEYESRIAQFGDAMRALEQADLDPFGIDLGAFIASVRDHESTPATMGLTWRRTQPQQYELLDLRKRTQVVKEKCIRINSDIFGDSEPFFYARSPLPGKRMKPGRNEFFGVGTPGTRIELWVRGSKDFKQMGTAVCDADDGSWSIEQGFRASRWGIELRQFDGDNAVNTLSYTLRVV; via the coding sequence ATGGCAGTTGAGGCGCGCACAGTCCTTGTCACTCGTATGGGTGTCGGAATTTTCGACCCCGTCTGGTGGAGAACCCGGCTCGGGCTCTTCAACAGCATCACCGCCGCCAGCGTCGCGCACATGGGGGAGCGGGACCTGATCTGGGCGATCCTGGTCGATTCAGATCTTCCGTCGAACATCCTCGGCGATATTCATGACGTCTTCGATGCCCACGGTCTGTCGGATCGGGTGCGGTTCCGCTTTGTTCCTGATCACTCTCGGCTCAGCGATACCGTCCGTGAAGCGATACGGGCAGAGGCGCACCCCCGTCGTCGCGTTCACGCGCAGATGCTCGATGACGACGACGCGATCTCCGCTCGCCTCCATGATGCGCACCTCGGGGTGTTCGAACCGGACGCCAACGGTGCGCAGGTTGCGACCACGCCTCGAGGATTGGGCATCGACGCGCCACGGGGAAACTGCGGTGAACTCGTCTATCCCAGCCACGTGCCGAATTCCTCGTTCTTCGGCTTCGCTGATGAGGTCGGCGATCTCATGCTGTCCTCGCACCGTAAGTGGCTGCGAACGGCTGCCCAACGAGGCGGTCTTGCCCACAGCGTCGAATCGCCAACCGACGACTGGCTCTATCTCTACCACCGGCAGGGTGACGGGGAGTACGAGTCCCGTATCGCTCAATTCGGCGATGCAATGCGTGCTCTCGAGCAGGCGGACCTTGACCCGTTCGGGATCGACCTCGGTGCGTTCATAGCCAGCGTGCGCGATCATGAGTCGACCCCAGCGACGATGGGCCTGACTTGGCGGCGCACCCAACCCCAGCAGTACGAGCTGCTTGATCTGCGGAAACGGACGCAGGTGGTGAAGGAGAAGTGCATTCGGATCAATTCCGACATCTTCGGCGACTCCGAGCCGTTCTTCTATGCACGTTCCCCATTGCCGGGGAAGCGCATGAAACCCGGTCGCAACGAGTTCTTCGGAGTCGGCACTCCAGGGACCCGAATCGAGCTCTGGGTCAGGGGCAGCAAGGACTTCAAGCAGATGGGTACAGCCGTATGCGACGCCGATGACGGCTCGTGGTCAATCGAGCAGGGCTTTCGCGCTTCCCGGTGGGGCATCGAACTGCGGCAGTTCGACGGTGACAATGCAGTGAATACGCTCTCTTACACTCTGCGCGTGGTCTGA
- a CDS encoding glycosyltransferase family 2 protein yields the protein MKDSEVKRRQDQIGQRVQELKSLRTRQKALHEHTISGYFLDGLLGHHPYLEQARTRAEYLERYSSFAAPVEDKISGLIAESQKLPVVTGQRWDTRRNLRIGIIADRFLYDSLKDAARFVPLDPESGEEQIADLDLLLITSAWRGLDDEWFNVALSGSPARHALETSIVPLAREHGIPIAFYSKEDPPNYARFASLAKLADHVFTSAVECVPKYRSYLSPEVPVSVLPFAVNFVHHNPLGSMRHQGREFVFAGSWLEHKYPERKSAALRIFDGLLEAGADLTIVDRNLELDEERFANPERYLFPERYLPHLHRPLDHEVLLGLQRLLPVSINLNSVAASQSMYANRVIELQAMGTFVVSNYNAGMNSLHPQVCIPDSVLDMKQTYQALTQSSIRQAQVAGIRHAFTDNTAFDRIDTIAEAMGLSTGAAEHTVYVAGLSAQEFDEFRASQTYAGPLALLAAMGGSQVAGIDGDVVLDLAGSLSAGPHLVQDVVNAFRYSDVDEVLVRPVDTSDDLFEYVEPTERSTTDEAYQQIRAVWAQPGTRLGEVADGHRTTLAIASDLTAERVESSTVTAEPEISVVVPVYNNGPHLKFKCFESLRRSSIFDRAEVLLIDDGSTDLETVAILDELDCAYPNVRVHRFPPGGSGSASRPRNKGLELTRTPYVTYLDPDNEQTNDGFAELLEMVKDNEYQFAIGNMVRFKDKRITVKNAPILRPVVGEDGELGDNALSRVKFQPMSIQALVADTRWLKGLGIYQPVGAVGQDSYFFQQMLFHASRIGLTNTAIHTYYAAVTNSTVNAIGPRFYEKYLPLEEHRATWLRDVGLLEDYNAKRLEPFVKGWFVKKLDFVAPEDQAVCRSLIRRLTRFYGKSTWADPELATFHSTAHG from the coding sequence GTGAAGGACTCCGAGGTCAAGCGCAGACAGGATCAGATCGGGCAGCGAGTCCAGGAGCTCAAGTCGCTGCGGACCCGGCAGAAGGCCCTCCACGAGCACACGATCTCCGGCTATTTCCTCGACGGACTGCTCGGTCACCACCCGTACCTGGAGCAGGCGAGGACCAGGGCCGAATACCTCGAGCGCTACTCGTCCTTCGCAGCCCCGGTCGAAGACAAGATCTCGGGCCTCATCGCCGAGTCGCAGAAGCTGCCTGTCGTCACCGGTCAACGTTGGGACACCCGACGCAATCTGCGCATCGGCATCATCGCCGACCGTTTCCTCTACGACTCGCTCAAAGATGCAGCACGCTTCGTGCCGCTCGACCCCGAGAGCGGTGAAGAGCAGATTGCGGATCTTGACCTTCTGCTCATCACCTCAGCATGGCGTGGGCTTGACGACGAATGGTTCAACGTCGCACTGTCCGGTTCACCGGCCAGGCATGCGCTGGAGACGTCAATCGTGCCTCTGGCCCGGGAACACGGAATCCCGATTGCGTTCTACTCGAAAGAGGATCCCCCGAACTACGCGCGTTTCGCATCGTTGGCAAAGCTGGCCGATCACGTGTTTACGAGCGCGGTCGAATGCGTTCCCAAATACCGCAGCTACCTCAGTCCAGAAGTGCCTGTATCCGTGTTGCCCTTCGCGGTCAACTTCGTCCACCACAATCCGCTGGGCAGCATGCGCCATCAGGGACGAGAGTTCGTGTTCGCTGGCTCTTGGCTGGAACACAAATACCCTGAGCGCAAATCTGCCGCCCTGCGGATCTTCGACGGGCTCCTCGAAGCCGGGGCTGATCTCACGATCGTCGACCGGAATCTGGAACTGGACGAGGAGCGCTTCGCGAACCCCGAACGCTACCTCTTCCCTGAGCGCTATCTTCCGCATCTGCACCGCCCGCTCGATCATGAGGTGCTATTGGGCCTCCAGCGGCTGCTGCCGGTGAGCATCAATCTCAACTCGGTCGCTGCCAGCCAGAGCATGTACGCCAACCGTGTCATCGAGCTCCAGGCGATGGGCACCTTCGTCGTGTCCAACTACAACGCTGGCATGAATTCGCTCCACCCGCAGGTGTGCATTCCCGACAGCGTCCTCGACATGAAGCAGACCTATCAGGCACTGACTCAGTCGAGCATCCGGCAGGCACAGGTCGCAGGCATCCGGCATGCGTTCACCGACAACACGGCTTTCGACCGGATCGATACGATCGCCGAGGCGATGGGACTGAGCACCGGTGCAGCCGAGCACACCGTCTACGTCGCGGGCCTCTCCGCGCAGGAGTTCGACGAGTTCCGCGCGAGCCAGACCTATGCGGGTCCTTTGGCGCTGCTCGCCGCCATGGGCGGCAGCCAGGTCGCAGGAATCGATGGGGACGTCGTACTTGATCTGGCAGGAAGCCTGTCGGCAGGCCCGCACCTGGTCCAGGACGTGGTCAATGCGTTCCGGTATTCAGACGTCGACGAGGTTCTCGTGCGACCGGTCGACACCTCAGACGATCTCTTTGAATACGTCGAGCCCACGGAACGGTCCACGACCGACGAAGCCTACCAGCAGATTCGGGCCGTGTGGGCACAGCCGGGGACCCGCCTCGGCGAGGTTGCTGATGGGCACCGTACGACCTTGGCCATTGCCTCCGATCTCACGGCTGAGCGCGTCGAGTCCAGCACTGTCACGGCCGAGCCTGAGATCAGTGTCGTCGTACCGGTGTACAACAACGGCCCGCACCTGAAGTTCAAATGCTTCGAGTCTCTGCGCAGGTCCTCGATCTTCGATCGCGCCGAGGTGCTCCTCATCGATGATGGGTCGACCGATCTGGAGACTGTGGCGATCCTCGACGAACTTGATTGCGCCTATCCCAACGTTCGCGTGCACCGGTTCCCGCCCGGTGGGTCCGGAAGTGCCTCTCGACCGCGGAACAAAGGTCTCGAACTCACTCGCACCCCGTATGTGACGTATCTCGACCCCGATAACGAGCAGACGAACGACGGCTTCGCCGAGCTCCTCGAGATGGTCAAGGACAACGAGTATCAGTTCGCGATCGGCAACATGGTCCGGTTCAAGGACAAACGCATCACAGTGAAGAACGCGCCGATCCTGCGTCCCGTCGTCGGCGAGGACGGGGAGCTGGGCGACAATGCTCTCTCCCGAGTGAAGTTCCAGCCGATGAGCATCCAAGCCCTTGTCGCCGATACCCGGTGGCTCAAGGGTCTGGGCATCTACCAGCCGGTCGGTGCTGTCGGGCAGGATTCCTACTTCTTCCAGCAGATGCTCTTCCATGCCAGTCGAATCGGCCTGACGAACACGGCCATCCACACCTACTACGCAGCAGTGACGAACTCGACGGTCAACGCCATCGGGCCCCGCTTCTACGAGAAGTATCTGCCGTTGGAAGAGCACCGTGCCACCTGGCTACGGGACGTGGGCCTGCTTGAGGACTACAACGCGAAACGGCTCGAGCCCTTCGTCAAGGGGTGGTTCGTGAAGAAGCTCGATTTCGTCGCACCAGAAGACCAAGCCGTGTGCCGATCGCTGATCCGTCGTCTGACCCGGTTCTACGGCAAGTCCACATGGGCGGACCCGGAGCTCGCTACATTCCACTCAACGGCACATGGTTGA
- a CDS encoding glycosyltransferase family protein translates to MATTPLHTLRTALWHWRKGGLSQLSAWSRRRSVAQSTAEASPQIATGSLSEEVLAELFPPLPVPDRTPVFANTRVGVILDEFSAQSFGFEWSTTELTRSDWSNQLDGLDFVFVESAWNGNGGDWKFKLNGPFGPGPDIVELLTECRRRGLPTVFWNKEDPPHFEDFLPLAKLVDVVFTSDVRLVTEYRARLGHDRVAVLPFAAQPAIHNPSRPARNFAARDIAFAGMYFAHKYPERREQMDLLLGAAEAVSSRMQHGLEIFSRFLGDDERYQFPGSLADRVVGGLPYRNLLTAYKHFKVFLNVNSVVDSPSMCARRIFEISAAGTPVVTTPSTATREFFPTAEVPQPETSEEAEWTLRAYVRSPELRDRSVHLAQRRIWAEHTYSHRAMTVMDSLGVDYERPFPTSVSAVVSTNRPDHLGEVLTTHASQVHGDTELVLVTHGFDAPADLRVRAQNLGIENLQIVEVGDDQPLGVCLNRGIAAASGDVIAKMDDDDVYGAHYLSDQLAALRYSAADLVGKQAHYLHMRGSDIVICRFPEREHRFTDLVMGPTLMAWKSTLLEHQFAERTLGEDTDLQKRLITAGARIYSADRFNFVQVRGSHSHTWTVEDNLLLANGDVHAFGYAKGHYCF, encoded by the coding sequence TTGGCCACGACGCCGCTTCACACCCTGAGAACTGCACTGTGGCATTGGCGAAAAGGCGGGTTGTCCCAACTGTCGGCGTGGAGCCGCCGTCGCTCGGTCGCTCAGAGCACGGCAGAGGCCTCTCCACAGATCGCCACAGGATCGCTGTCCGAAGAGGTTCTGGCCGAGCTGTTTCCTCCACTGCCGGTCCCCGATCGCACCCCGGTGTTCGCAAACACCCGTGTCGGTGTCATCCTCGACGAGTTCTCAGCTCAGAGCTTTGGCTTCGAATGGTCGACCACGGAACTCACTCGCAGTGACTGGTCCAATCAACTCGATGGCCTCGACTTCGTCTTCGTCGAATCGGCCTGGAACGGCAATGGCGGTGACTGGAAGTTCAAACTCAATGGCCCTTTCGGCCCAGGACCTGACATCGTCGAGCTGCTCACGGAATGCCGACGTCGAGGACTGCCGACCGTGTTCTGGAACAAAGAAGATCCGCCGCACTTCGAAGACTTCCTCCCTCTGGCGAAACTCGTCGACGTTGTGTTCACCAGCGATGTCCGGCTCGTCACCGAATACCGCGCACGGCTGGGACACGACCGTGTCGCCGTGCTCCCGTTCGCTGCCCAGCCCGCTATCCATAACCCGTCCAGACCTGCCAGGAACTTCGCGGCCCGTGATATAGCCTTCGCCGGGATGTACTTTGCTCACAAGTATCCCGAGCGCCGGGAACAGATGGATCTTCTTCTCGGTGCGGCCGAAGCGGTTTCGAGCCGGATGCAGCACGGGTTGGAGATCTTCTCCCGATTCCTCGGTGACGACGAGCGCTATCAGTTCCCCGGCAGCTTGGCTGACCGAGTTGTGGGTGGTCTCCCGTATCGGAACCTGCTCACCGCCTACAAGCACTTCAAGGTATTTCTCAATGTGAATTCGGTGGTCGACTCTCCCAGCATGTGCGCCCGGCGTATCTTCGAGATCTCTGCTGCCGGGACCCCTGTCGTGACGACTCCCAGTACAGCGACCAGGGAGTTCTTCCCCACTGCGGAAGTCCCCCAGCCGGAGACTTCTGAAGAGGCGGAGTGGACGCTGCGAGCCTATGTCCGCAGCCCCGAACTTCGGGATCGTTCCGTGCATCTGGCGCAGCGGCGGATCTGGGCCGAGCACACCTACTCTCACCGGGCGATGACTGTCATGGACTCACTTGGAGTCGACTACGAGCGGCCCTTCCCAACCTCCGTGTCGGCGGTGGTGTCGACGAACCGTCCGGACCACCTCGGCGAGGTGCTGACCACACACGCTTCTCAGGTGCACGGAGACACGGAGCTCGTGCTCGTCACACATGGTTTCGATGCTCCCGCCGACCTTCGGGTACGGGCGCAGAATCTCGGGATCGAGAACCTGCAGATCGTCGAGGTCGGAGACGACCAACCGCTGGGAGTCTGTCTCAATCGGGGCATCGCTGCCGCCTCGGGAGATGTCATCGCGAAGATGGACGATGACGATGTCTACGGCGCCCACTACCTGAGCGACCAACTGGCCGCGCTGCGATATTCCGCCGCCGACCTTGTCGGAAAACAGGCGCACTACCTGCACATGCGCGGCAGCGACATCGTCATCTGCCGGTTCCCGGAGCGGGAGCACAGATTCACAGACCTTGTCATGGGTCCGACCCTGATGGCATGGAAGTCGACGCTTCTGGAACACCAGTTCGCCGAGCGCACCCTGGGCGAGGACACAGACCTGCAGAAGCGACTCATCACGGCCGGCGCCAGAATCTACTCGGCCGATCGCTTCAACTTCGTCCAGGTCCGGGGATCGCACTCGCACACCTGGACTGTCGAGGACAACCTGCTGCTGGCCAATGGGGATGTCCACGCATTCGGATACGCGAAGGGGCACTACTGCTTCTGA
- a CDS encoding nucleoside-diphosphate sugar epimerase/dehydratase has product MGSNSGPIHSRTPLAKGLFAFILSVTDGIVFAFLVVAMTLVRYDFYFDRVNFPGMFVCAGIGLVVFLICGPLAVYRGRYRRGSTDQFAAIAGTVALGVGIMWVAEFVLADRLLIPTSVPIAAGAMMLVVKSLENWIRRNLRHRTLTSSGSSRPTLVVGAGSQGTLALDMIAQDSHGEYAAVGMLDDDPSKRHLRYNGIRVLGPISSIADQVDRTGASVVLIAITDLPPEELQAIASNLESRPVEIKIMPKLAVSDYNRPEPDSLDVADLRHRNFRDVSLEDLIGRQPITTNVEDISSAITDRVVLVTGAGGSIGSQLCKQVARFAPARIVMTDRDESGLHATQLGLEGSALLTSEDLVLGDLRDTAFINALVAEVKPDIIFHAAALKHLTFLERFPEQAVRTNVGASLDLLDAAVANDVESFVHISTDKAAGATSVLGRTKFSIERAVASVAADSGRKYMSVRFGNVLGSRGSVLETFVAQVAAGDPVTVTDPEVTRYFMTADEACELVLQAAAIGRPGETLVLDMGEPIKINDLANRVIALSGRSDARIVYTGLRPGEKLTEALLSPGEEDVRPTHPLITQVPITPIDLDALRRLVDASRDAGVYTRRTQLEEDLTHVLAPSRERKRPEISGSGDRAEDVGTPS; this is encoded by the coding sequence GTGGGAAGCAACTCCGGACCCATACATTCACGCACCCCTTTGGCCAAGGGCCTCTTCGCTTTCATCCTCTCAGTCACCGATGGAATTGTGTTCGCCTTCCTCGTCGTCGCGATGACCCTCGTTCGGTACGACTTCTACTTCGATCGGGTGAATTTCCCCGGGATGTTCGTGTGCGCGGGCATCGGCCTCGTCGTCTTTCTCATCTGCGGTCCTCTGGCTGTCTATCGTGGACGCTATCGCCGCGGCTCGACCGACCAGTTCGCGGCGATTGCCGGAACGGTGGCCCTGGGCGTGGGGATTATGTGGGTCGCCGAATTCGTCCTCGCTGACCGGTTGCTGATTCCCACCAGCGTGCCGATCGCGGCCGGAGCCATGATGCTCGTGGTCAAGAGCTTGGAGAACTGGATTCGCCGCAATCTGCGCCATCGGACGTTGACGTCCTCCGGCTCCTCTCGGCCGACCCTCGTCGTCGGGGCCGGCAGCCAGGGAACCCTGGCCCTCGACATGATCGCCCAGGACTCCCACGGCGAATACGCGGCTGTCGGGATGCTTGACGATGATCCGAGCAAGCGACATCTGCGCTACAACGGTATCCGCGTGCTCGGACCCATCTCAAGCATTGCGGATCAGGTTGACCGAACCGGGGCCAGCGTTGTGCTCATCGCCATCACCGACCTGCCTCCTGAGGAACTCCAAGCCATCGCTTCGAATCTCGAATCCAGGCCAGTCGAGATCAAGATCATGCCGAAGCTCGCGGTCTCCGACTACAACCGACCGGAACCAGACTCACTCGATGTGGCCGACCTGAGGCACCGCAATTTCCGAGACGTCAGTCTCGAAGATCTCATCGGACGCCAGCCGATCACGACAAACGTCGAGGACATCTCGTCTGCTATCACCGACCGCGTCGTCCTTGTCACCGGTGCCGGCGGATCCATCGGTTCCCAGCTGTGCAAACAGGTTGCCCGCTTCGCCCCAGCCCGAATCGTCATGACTGACCGGGACGAGTCCGGTCTGCACGCCACCCAGCTCGGACTCGAAGGCTCGGCGCTGCTGACCAGTGAAGACCTCGTGCTCGGTGACCTGCGAGACACCGCCTTCATCAATGCGCTCGTCGCTGAGGTCAAACCCGACATCATCTTCCACGCGGCAGCGCTCAAACATCTGACGTTCCTTGAACGCTTCCCGGAACAGGCCGTACGCACCAACGTCGGTGCCAGCCTCGACCTGCTCGACGCGGCGGTGGCCAACGACGTCGAATCCTTCGTCCACATCTCCACGGACAAAGCCGCTGGAGCCACCTCGGTGCTCGGACGCACGAAGTTCTCGATCGAACGGGCCGTCGCCTCTGTGGCAGCCGACTCGGGCCGGAAGTACATGTCCGTGCGCTTCGGCAATGTGCTCGGCTCCCGCGGATCGGTGCTGGAGACCTTCGTCGCTCAGGTTGCGGCAGGGGATCCCGTCACGGTCACAGACCCCGAAGTTACCCGCTATTTCATGACGGCCGATGAAGCCTGCGAACTTGTGCTGCAGGCTGCGGCCATCGGCCGCCCCGGCGAGACGCTCGTCCTCGACATGGGCGAACCGATCAAGATCAACGATCTGGCCAACCGCGTTATCGCACTCAGTGGGCGCTCCGACGCTCGTATCGTCTACACCGGACTGCGTCCAGGGGAGAAGCTGACCGAGGCGCTTCTGTCTCCAGGCGAGGAAGACGTGAGGCCTACCCATCCGCTCATCACCCAGGTGCCGATCACTCCGATCGACCTGGACGCGCTGAGAAGACTCGTCGACGCCTCCCGAGATGCCGGTGTCTATACTCGGCGAACACAGCTCGAAGAGGACCTCACCCATGTCCTTGCTCCGTCGCGGGAGCGCAAGCGTCCGGAGATCAGCGGTTCAGGTGATAGAGCTGAAGATGTCGGGACCCCCAGCTGA
- a CDS encoding MraY family glycosyltransferase, with protein sequence MDLQSLVIFVVAAVVTTLSALVAFPLLRRAGVVDVPSHRSSHTQATVRGGGVAIGCGITVATVLAMVWSVTEHGVFGLGSLMLPLGFLVLTWCYSAIGMSDDLDSLQPVGRLLGQVILAVVFSACIALFSTQGIAHVLVFAVIGVTLVNAVNFVDGLNGYVASWSIVTGAWFAFVGYYIDENDLALLSLALAGAAAGFLPFNLGRAKAFLGDTGSYGIGAAVFAIAVWMFVIGVPIVVIIAPMIFILFDVGLTLVLRLFKGENILLPHRQHIYQRIQQAGWSHGNVSLFHASLSVLACILAVPTLIAGNTAATYPSHVFWAVLLALYALLPMWLNRRETAKAVTA encoded by the coding sequence ATGGATCTGCAGTCGCTGGTGATCTTCGTCGTAGCCGCCGTCGTTACGACGCTCAGCGCTCTCGTCGCCTTTCCGCTGCTGCGTCGGGCGGGCGTCGTCGATGTGCCGTCCCACCGCTCATCCCATACACAGGCAACCGTGCGCGGCGGGGGAGTCGCCATCGGCTGCGGGATCACCGTGGCGACGGTCCTGGCGATGGTCTGGAGCGTCACCGAGCATGGCGTATTCGGTCTCGGCAGTCTCATGCTACCCCTCGGATTCCTGGTGCTGACCTGGTGCTATTCCGCTATCGGAATGAGCGACGACCTTGATTCGCTGCAGCCGGTCGGCCGTCTTCTCGGGCAGGTCATCCTCGCTGTCGTCTTCAGCGCCTGCATCGCTCTGTTCTCCACGCAGGGAATCGCTCACGTCCTCGTCTTCGCCGTCATCGGTGTCACGCTGGTCAACGCGGTGAACTTCGTCGACGGACTTAACGGCTATGTCGCGAGCTGGTCGATCGTCACCGGCGCGTGGTTCGCCTTCGTTGGGTACTACATCGATGAGAATGACCTCGCGCTTCTCTCCCTGGCGCTGGCCGGAGCCGCGGCCGGATTTCTGCCGTTCAACCTCGGTCGTGCAAAGGCCTTCTTGGGTGATACGGGAAGCTACGGCATCGGTGCTGCGGTCTTCGCCATCGCGGTGTGGATGTTCGTGATCGGTGTGCCGATCGTCGTCATCATCGCACCCATGATCTTCATCCTCTTCGACGTCGGGCTCACCCTCGTGCTGCGCCTGTTCAAGGGAGAGAACATCCTGCTTCCACACCGCCAGCACATCTACCAACGGATCCAACAGGCCGGCTGGTCACACGGAAACGTCTCCCTCTTCCACGCTTCGCTGAGTGTCCTCGCCTGTATTCTGGCCGTACCAACCCTGATCGCAGGAAACACTGCGGCAACCTATCCGTCTCATGTGTTCTGGGCAGTCCTTTTGGCCCTCTACGCACTATTGCCGATGTGGCTGAATAGACGTGAGACAGCAAAGGCGGTCACTGCATGA